From one Bacillus sp. FJAT-42376 genomic stretch:
- a CDS encoding sigma-70 family RNA polymerase sigma factor has protein sequence MNAGKLNETYPLDKEEILHDLMDHYADELSYLAYSYVKNIETAKDLVQNTFVSAYTHLDQFEGNSNIKTWLYRITINKCKDYLKSSAYKRMVLTGKTKEHADTEANPASQFERKEQASAIRHSLEKLPVKYREVMVMMYYQDLTTKEIAEVLKIPEASVRTRLRRAKDKLTPLLQKEALGYE, from the coding sequence ATGAACGCCGGCAAATTAAACGAAACCTATCCCTTAGATAAAGAAGAAATCCTTCATGACTTGATGGATCACTATGCGGATGAACTGTCCTATCTTGCCTACTCCTATGTAAAAAACATAGAAACAGCAAAGGACTTGGTGCAGAATACGTTCGTTTCAGCTTATACCCATCTCGATCAGTTTGAGGGAAACTCAAACATAAAAACATGGCTGTACCGGATTACGATTAATAAATGCAAGGATTACCTGAAAAGCTCAGCCTACAAAAGAATGGTGCTGACTGGTAAAACGAAGGAACATGCAGATACAGAAGCCAATCCTGCCAGTCAATTTGAGCGGAAAGAACAAGCCTCAGCCATTCGGCATTCTCTCGAAAAACTGCCCGTTAAATACAGAGAAGTCATGGTTATGATGTACTATCAGGATCTCACCACAAAAGAAATAGCAGAAGTGCTTAAAATACCGGAGGCGTCAGTCCGGACGAGACTTCGCAGAGCTAAAGACAAATTGACGCCTCTTCTTCAAAAGGAGGCCCTTGGATATGAATGA
- a CDS encoding SLC13 family permease, giving the protein MNVEVSLLGALASLAVAIFLILKKVPPAYGMIAGALIGGLIGGVSLSDTIQLMITGAKDITPAVLRILAAGVLAGVLIESGSATVMAETIVAKIGEKRALLALLLATLILTAVGVFIDVAVITVAPIALAVAKRTGISKTAILLAMIGGGKAGNLMSPNPNAIAAADAFHVPLTSVMAAGIIPAIFGAAVTYLLAKRLVQKGEAVKDSDIEVKNEEHLPSFAAAISGPAAAIILLSLRPLAGIEVDPILALPIGGIVTAIFTRNSKKITEFASYGLGKMSGVAVMLIGTGTLAGIIANSALKDALVDGLTALGLPAFILAPASGILMSMATASTTAGTTVASTVFGPAIMDLGVAGLAGAAMIHAGATVLDHLPHGSFFHATGGSVFMSTKERLKLIPYETLIGLALAIISTLIFGVFKFL; this is encoded by the coding sequence ATGAATGTTGAAGTATCTTTACTAGGGGCGCTCGCTTCGCTTGCCGTCGCTATTTTTCTCATATTAAAGAAAGTGCCGCCTGCTTACGGGATGATTGCAGGGGCTTTAATCGGCGGACTTATAGGAGGGGTCAGTCTTTCCGATACGATTCAGCTGATGATTACAGGGGCAAAGGATATTACCCCGGCTGTTTTAAGAATATTGGCCGCAGGCGTTTTGGCGGGGGTCCTGATTGAATCGGGTTCCGCCACTGTAATGGCAGAAACGATTGTTGCCAAAATTGGAGAGAAACGCGCATTGCTCGCACTCCTTCTCGCCACTCTGATTTTAACAGCTGTTGGCGTGTTTATCGATGTCGCCGTTATTACGGTGGCTCCCATCGCACTCGCTGTGGCGAAGCGTACCGGTATCAGCAAGACAGCTATCCTTCTTGCTATGATCGGCGGAGGAAAAGCCGGGAACCTGATGTCTCCGAATCCAAATGCGATTGCTGCAGCGGATGCATTTCATGTGCCGCTGACATCTGTGATGGCGGCCGGAATCATTCCTGCCATTTTTGGCGCCGCCGTTACCTATTTGCTTGCCAAGAGGCTCGTCCAGAAAGGAGAAGCCGTGAAGGACTCGGACATCGAGGTGAAAAACGAAGAACACCTGCCATCATTCGCTGCTGCCATTAGCGGTCCGGCTGCCGCTATTATTCTGTTATCACTGAGACCTCTCGCCGGCATCGAAGTTGATCCGATTCTGGCATTGCCGATCGGAGGAATCGTAACGGCCATTTTCACCCGCAATTCAAAAAAGATAACCGAGTTCGCTTCATATGGTCTCGGAAAAATGTCCGGGGTCGCTGTGATGCTGATCGGTACCGGTACACTAGCAGGAATCATTGCCAACTCTGCTTTAAAAGACGCTTTGGTCGACGGACTAACAGCGCTTGGTTTGCCGGCATTTATTCTGGCGCCGGCTTCGGGAATTCTTATGTCCATGGCAACAGCTTCAACGACTGCAGGAACAACCGTTGCAAGCACTGTCTTCGGTCCGGCTATTATGGATCTCGGCGTGGCAGGACTTGCGGGTGCTGCGATGATTCATGCAGGCGCCACGGTTCTGGACCATCTCCCTCACGGAAGCTTTTTTCATGCAACCGGAGGAAGCGTTTTTATGAGCACGAAGGAACGCCTGAAGCTGATTCCATACGAAACACTCATTGGACTTGCGCTCGCGATTATCTCCACTCTCATTTTTGGAGTGTTTAAGTTTCTATAG
- a CDS encoding glycerate kinase, translating into MNIVIAPDSFKESMTASEAAGAFSKGFKKKWPDANVIEIPIADGGEGMVKAIVHSSNGVLIEKTVTGPLSTPVKAVYGLIDEGKTAVIEMAEASGLHLVPPASRNPLHTTTKGTGELIKDAASKGVKKIILGIGGSATNDGGAGMAQALGIRLLNSEGDSIQPGGGGLRDLSSIEISGVLPELKDIEIIAACDVDNPLTGEKGASAVFGPQKGATPEMVKELDQNLLHLSSIISRDVGIEVKNCPGSGAAGGLGAGLMAFLDAKLERGIELVLDAIHFDRLIAGADLVITGEGKIDGQTMYGKTPMGAAKRALKQNIPVIGVAGTLGNRSDILLEKGFTSLFSISPGAISLEQALADGPKNMEQFAYSLAGILQLKKNG; encoded by the coding sequence ATGAATATCGTCATCGCTCCAGACTCTTTTAAAGAAAGCATGACCGCATCCGAAGCAGCGGGAGCTTTTTCAAAAGGATTTAAAAAGAAATGGCCTGATGCAAACGTTATAGAGATCCCAATCGCCGATGGCGGAGAGGGCATGGTGAAGGCCATCGTGCATTCTTCAAACGGAGTACTGATTGAAAAAACGGTGACCGGTCCGCTTTCAACTCCGGTCAAAGCCGTATACGGATTGATCGACGAAGGCAAAACGGCGGTCATTGAAATGGCGGAAGCATCCGGTCTTCATCTCGTTCCTCCCGCTTCTAGAAACCCCCTGCATACCACCACAAAGGGGACAGGGGAATTGATTAAAGACGCGGCATCCAAAGGGGTAAAGAAAATCATCCTCGGGATTGGGGGCAGCGCTACAAATGATGGCGGAGCCGGGATGGCGCAAGCGTTAGGTATCCGTCTGCTCAATAGCGAAGGAGATTCGATCCAGCCTGGCGGCGGGGGGTTAAGAGATCTTTCATCTATTGAAATAAGCGGGGTGCTTCCTGAACTAAAGGATATTGAAATTATAGCCGCTTGCGATGTAGACAACCCTTTAACCGGAGAAAAAGGGGCTTCTGCTGTGTTCGGTCCGCAAAAAGGCGCCACTCCTGAAATGGTGAAGGAACTTGATCAGAACCTCCTCCACCTTTCTTCTATTATAAGCAGGGATGTCGGAATCGAAGTAAAAAATTGCCCGGGTTCCGGGGCGGCCGGAGGACTTGGCGCAGGACTGATGGCATTCCTTGATGCAAAGCTTGAAAGAGGAATCGAGCTCGTTCTCGATGCGATTCATTTTGACCGACTGATTGCAGGAGCCGATTTAGTGATTACCGGTGAGGGGAAAATAGACGGGCAGACCATGTATGGAAAAACCCCGATGGGCGCGGCAAAGCGGGCTCTGAAACAAAACATCCCCGTTATCGGGGTTGCCGGTACGCTTGGAAATCGTTCAGATATCCTCCTGGAAAAAGGGTTTACCTCTCTCTTTTCTATCTCACCGGGAGCGATCTCTCTTGAACAGGCTTTGGCAGACGGACCAAAAAACATGGAGCAATTCGCCTATAGCCTTGCAGGAATTCTACAGTTAAAAAAGAATGGTTAA
- a CDS encoding sugar diacid recognition domain-containing protein translates to MGMLTRKIAEEIITRTMKIIPYNINIMDEAGTIIATGEKARLHKMHEGALFALEKNGRIDISDENVSLYKGAKPGVNLPIFYRKEIIGVIGITGAPSEVGSFGEIVKMTAELIVEQNQLTAQLHINSRMRDETIIQFLNASDEQKEKWMNRGSRLGIDLSLPRFSVFFHLRSPLVLDLPAAKSRIEQWLKGNGLVIPLSETELVALIDVNVPFSENSRNQLFERTSAFLARCNHDQNVLSAGFGDYADGVLQDSFRLAEKSLHCGERLHPQQDLYDYRELALPVLESTLGNQALVHEYKRILSCLQSSDQSEVLLETLFSFIEMDGEISRISETLFIHRNTLRYRLQKIEEITGYNPKTIKGITALTIAVMAERS, encoded by the coding sequence ATGGGAATGCTTACCCGAAAGATTGCTGAAGAGATTATCACTCGAACCATGAAAATCATCCCCTACAATATAAATATTATGGATGAGGCAGGAACCATTATTGCAACTGGTGAAAAAGCCCGTCTTCACAAGATGCATGAAGGGGCGCTGTTCGCGCTGGAAAAGAACGGGCGCATCGACATCAGTGATGAGAATGTCTCTTTGTACAAGGGAGCAAAGCCGGGCGTCAACCTTCCTATCTTCTATAGAAAGGAGATAATCGGCGTAATCGGAATCACGGGCGCCCCATCCGAGGTTGGATCCTTTGGCGAAATTGTTAAAATGACGGCTGAACTGATAGTAGAACAGAATCAACTGACTGCCCAGCTTCATATAAACAGCCGGATGAGGGATGAAACCATTATTCAGTTTCTGAATGCATCAGATGAACAAAAAGAAAAATGGATGAACCGCGGGTCAAGACTCGGGATTGATTTATCCTTGCCGAGGTTTTCTGTCTTCTTTCATTTACGCAGCCCCCTTGTGCTTGATCTGCCGGCTGCTAAAAGCCGCATTGAGCAATGGCTTAAAGGAAACGGTCTGGTCATCCCTCTCAGCGAAACAGAATTGGTTGCCCTTATCGATGTGAACGTACCTTTTTCAGAGAACAGCAGAAATCAGCTGTTTGAAAGGACGTCTGCTTTTTTAGCCCGCTGCAATCACGATCAGAATGTCCTGTCTGCAGGATTTGGAGATTATGCGGATGGAGTGCTGCAGGACTCCTTCCGGTTAGCTGAAAAATCTTTACACTGCGGAGAACGCCTACACCCCCAGCAAGACTTGTATGACTATCGCGAGCTTGCCCTGCCTGTTCTTGAATCGACTTTAGGCAATCAGGCACTCGTTCATGAATATAAGCGAATTCTGTCCTGTCTGCAAAGCTCAGATCAAAGTGAGGTTTTATTAGAAACGCTTTTCTCCTTTATTGAAATGGATGGAGAAATCAGCAGAATCTCCGAAACTCTTTTCATCCATAGAAACACGCTCAGGTACCGGCTGCAGAAAATAGAGGAGATTACAGGATACAATCCCAAGACCATTAAAGGGATTACCGCGCTCACAATAGCCGTTATGGCAGAAAGATCATAA
- a CDS encoding NCS2 family permease has translation MKKYFQFEELGTNYRKEIIGGLTTFLSMAYILFVNPNTLSLSTVPDLPASMRMDPGAVFTATALAAAVGTLLMGLLARYPVALAPGMGLNAFFAFSVVLTMGIPWQTALSGVLVSGLFFTVLTLSGLREKIINAIPAELKFAVGAGIGLFITFVGFQSAGIIVNNDAVLVGLGDFRDGKTLLAVFGVIITVILLVKKVNGGIFFGMLITAVVGMVTGLIDLPTKVVGAAPSLAPTFGAAITHFDQIFTLQMLVVILTFLFVDFFDTAGTLVAVSHQAGLTKDNKLPRAGKALFADAGATVVGAILGTSTTTSYIESSAGVAAGARTGFASVVTAVLFLLALFFSPLLSVITPSVTAPALIIVGVLMVSSLGEIDWKRFEIAVPSFLTIIAMPLSYSIATGIAMGFIFYPITMIMSGRRKEIHPVMYGLFVIFVLYFVFLAHH, from the coding sequence ATGAAAAAGTATTTTCAGTTCGAGGAGCTCGGAACGAATTACCGGAAAGAGATCATCGGCGGACTAACCACCTTCCTTTCCATGGCGTACATCCTGTTCGTGAACCCGAATACCCTCTCACTCAGCACGGTACCGGATCTTCCGGCAAGCATGAGAATGGATCCGGGAGCAGTCTTTACCGCAACGGCCCTTGCTGCCGCAGTTGGCACCCTGCTTATGGGATTGCTTGCCCGGTATCCTGTAGCCCTTGCGCCAGGTATGGGTTTGAACGCATTCTTTGCTTTCTCGGTTGTTCTCACAATGGGCATTCCATGGCAGACTGCATTATCCGGTGTGCTCGTGTCCGGACTCTTCTTTACGGTCCTAACCCTTTCAGGTCTTCGTGAAAAAATCATTAATGCGATACCGGCTGAACTGAAATTTGCGGTCGGAGCGGGAATTGGCCTTTTCATTACCTTTGTTGGGTTCCAAAGTGCAGGAATCATTGTCAATAACGATGCGGTCCTTGTCGGACTTGGCGATTTCCGTGATGGAAAAACCCTTCTTGCTGTTTTTGGAGTCATCATTACCGTGATTCTTCTTGTGAAAAAAGTAAACGGCGGGATCTTCTTCGGAATGCTGATTACAGCCGTAGTGGGAATGGTTACAGGTCTCATTGATCTTCCGACAAAGGTCGTTGGTGCCGCTCCAAGTCTTGCGCCGACTTTCGGTGCAGCCATCACCCATTTTGACCAAATCTTTACGCTGCAAATGCTTGTCGTGATTCTGACCTTCCTATTCGTTGATTTCTTTGATACAGCGGGTACCCTTGTTGCTGTATCCCACCAGGCTGGACTGACAAAAGATAATAAGCTGCCGCGTGCAGGAAAAGCGCTTTTTGCTGATGCAGGAGCAACGGTTGTCGGAGCGATTCTCGGGACATCCACGACGACTTCATACATTGAATCATCCGCTGGAGTAGCAGCGGGAGCAAGAACCGGATTCGCATCCGTTGTCACAGCTGTGTTATTCCTGCTGGCGTTATTCTTCTCGCCGCTTCTCTCTGTTATCACGCCATCTGTTACCGCTCCGGCATTAATCATCGTCGGAGTCCTGATGGTCTCCTCCCTCGGAGAAATCGACTGGAAGCGATTTGAAATCGCCGTTCCATCGTTCCTGACCATCATTGCCATGCCGCTTAGCTACAGCATCGCAACCGGAATCGCGATGGGCTTCATCTTCTACCCGATCACAATGATCATGAGCGGAAGAAGAAAAGAAATCCATCCGGTCATGTACGGACTGTTTGTGATCTTTGTACTGTACTTTGTGTTTCTCGCGCATCATTGA
- a CDS encoding DUF4179 domain-containing protein, with protein MNESFNKKDYLSDQERQQLKFSTQDRNMVFEKIRKQEPLKERQPRFKKAMSYILTPVAVGLIALLVTVQTPIKDEVISAFPALGSLSSQYGSPELKNAVQKVKPQIINQSAEDKGIKITIKEVLYDGPRMSMYYTVDFTGKKYDRIQTNFTFTANGEDMRHKHLLGEDMMGMGMPKEAPKNLNFATIEFKQKMPEKINLEVKSKSVFVSNKNDKGFPKELMGKWAFSFPVEKKGTEYRYTPNIKAKKESEFTVKEVVFAPTGIQLSTLMSNWRGKYIDGAHTSYRLFDDKGKPYEMKNFEHTDHERKDGKINEKTISIFKPKQRIPEYIMIRTKKYYYPEPNKSVKKDITENLPLYMPQNKEGGITVTKVEPKKNEVWIHYEVKGNDPQMRKYFFNMVKEDKHETKWLDDQALNSADSGRTHIAKFKTSYSKDLQLVVSPPPVTLEEFEVKVPLKKEYLEKR; from the coding sequence ATGAATGAATCATTTAACAAAAAAGACTACCTTAGTGATCAAGAGCGGCAGCAGCTGAAGTTCAGCACGCAGGACCGAAATATGGTATTTGAAAAAATCAGAAAGCAGGAGCCGTTAAAAGAACGCCAGCCTCGCTTTAAAAAAGCCATGTCCTACATCCTGACCCCGGTAGCCGTCGGATTAATTGCCCTTCTGGTAACCGTGCAAACACCGATTAAAGATGAAGTGATTTCAGCCTTTCCCGCTCTCGGCTCTCTTTCTTCTCAATATGGAAGTCCGGAACTAAAGAACGCAGTTCAAAAGGTCAAGCCGCAAATTATCAATCAGTCAGCAGAGGACAAAGGCATTAAAATCACGATTAAAGAAGTGCTTTATGACGGCCCCCGAATGTCCATGTACTATACAGTGGACTTTACAGGTAAGAAATATGACCGCATCCAAACGAACTTTACCTTTACCGCAAACGGGGAAGACATGCGCCATAAGCATCTACTTGGAGAAGACATGATGGGTATGGGCATGCCAAAGGAGGCCCCGAAGAACCTTAATTTTGCAACCATTGAATTCAAGCAGAAAATGCCGGAAAAAATCAACCTTGAGGTTAAATCAAAATCTGTATTCGTATCCAACAAAAATGATAAAGGATTTCCAAAAGAGTTAATGGGAAAATGGGCATTCTCATTTCCGGTGGAGAAAAAAGGAACCGAATACCGCTACACTCCGAATATAAAAGCGAAGAAAGAATCAGAATTCACTGTCAAAGAGGTGGTATTCGCTCCGACTGGCATTCAGCTTTCCACCCTCATGTCCAACTGGAGAGGAAAATATATTGATGGAGCCCACACGAGCTACCGGCTGTTTGACGATAAAGGCAAACCTTACGAAATGAAGAACTTCGAACACACAGATCATGAACGAAAAGACGGCAAGATAAACGAAAAGACCATATCCATCTTTAAACCGAAGCAGCGAATTCCGGAATACATCATGATCCGGACTAAAAAGTACTATTATCCTGAACCGAATAAGAGTGTGAAGAAAGACATTACCGAAAACCTTCCGCTCTACATGCCGCAAAATAAAGAAGGCGGCATTACAGTTACAAAGGTTGAACCAAAGAAGAATGAAGTATGGATTCATTATGAGGTTAAGGGCAACGACCCGCAAATGAGGAAATATTTTTTCAATATGGTGAAAGAAGATAAACACGAAACCAAATGGCTGGATGATCAAGCTCTGAATTCCGCCGACAGCGGAAGGACACATATTGCAAAGTTCAAAACATCCTACAGCAAGGACTTGCAGCTTGTTGTCAGCCCCCCTCCTGTAACACTTGAGGAATTCGAGGTCAAAGTACCGCTCAAAAAAGAATACCTGGAAAAAAGATAA